One stretch of Archocentrus centrarchus isolate MPI-CPG fArcCen1 chromosome 5, fArcCen1, whole genome shotgun sequence DNA includes these proteins:
- the LOC115780095 gene encoding uncharacterized protein LOC115780095 isoform X3, protein MNEETLESPLQGTETVAEDAEQRTDTTIGERDTVEDDVRQSSENKSSETENTSDAAPEPSDGVNTEETHSAGPAEEKAAEEKEEAKVSGGEPPVDWFEPLEDDDDAESNDRNDPEEESLAGESERSESVAGSESTFKKIYQLQAPRRKRSHPDEGWVDWPGLGEGWKRKEVVRRSGSSIGQTDVYYLSPRGDRVRSRVELASVLEGQDLSNFEYKTGKFYDSENPLPRVRNRKRKVRERSSSESSWMERGEGADTPDSHHRLTPSLGPKNVNSSQTNVPLNSTVGTPTQGPRNEDPPSEDKIRLPAPSSSQSRPLPSINGEIGSEDSTLICARCGISFTGTWYDKQRKRPCCPTCWVASKTKEHPMIRFRKWIPCGQCVGCHNTVNCGQCANCKHGLQSPESRKRICRKRKCICPIRKGPGSGGFMQQRPYNDIPETFDDSMSFQSEVTDSQHPSLKSSDTENFSVNVDVDDEDDMSTDDDDDWHKKRKRRSCGECKACLCRKDCGTCDFCIDKPKFGGSNKKRQKCRLRQCQRQAMMGQGEYGPEGPMLPGRPRPHYTYSRKSGLKKSRGSQMGLDLTDNEDDDSNLQPINWSSSPVRGSKHSFDMNVGNHQSSMQQLNNSDFGARNGLSDRVPHISNHSSPHQDQQNKWDAERAQTGRDGPKQAAEDDEDELPMITQIFSLADNTVGTGADAENQLMKLLDSLRSSVLPILWYAIMVEGPQLQLIQCSKQSSMTDTMVLIDPGFFYQVTVQKQPLLPTHPLYDCYPARLTSVTEVVNLLLGLEKYSVCQGMPPKEPLHYKDPIILERSSTCDFLVKKNVGICNNCRALHGL, encoded by the exons ATGAATGAGGAAACCCTCGAGAGCCCACTCCAGGGCACAGAGACTGTAGCTGAAGATGCAGAACAAAGAACAGATACGACTATCGGTGAGAGAGACACTGTAGAAGATGATGTGCGACAAAGCTCAGAGAATAAGAGCAGCGAAACAGAGAACACTTCCGATGCTGCACCAGAACCATCAGATGGTGTgaatacagaggaaacccacagcgCTGGTCctgcagaagaaaaagcagcagaggagaaagaggaggctAAGGTTTCTGGTGGCGAGCCTCCTGTTGACTGGTTTGAGCCACTTGAAGATGATGACGATGCCGAAAGCAATGATAGAAATGATCCAGAGGAAGAGAGCCTGGCAGGAGAAAGTGAAAGGAGCGAGAGTGTGGCTGGCAGTGAGAGCACCTTCAAAAAGATCTATCA GCTTCAAGCACCTCGTCGTAAACGATCACACCCTGATGAGGGATGGGTCGACTGGCCTGGATTGGGAGAGGGCTGGAAGCGCAAAGAGGTCGTTCGACGCTCTGGCTCCAGCATTGGCCAGACGGATGTGTATTACTTAAG TCCACGTGGTGATCGAGTGAGAAGCAGAGTAGAGCTGGCTTCAGTGCTGGAAGGACAGGACTTGTCCAACTTTGAGTATAAGACGGGCAAGTTCTATGATAGCGAAAACCCGCTCCCGAGAGTTCGAAACAGAAAG AGAAAGGTCCGCGAACGTTCTTCCTCAGagtccagctggatggagaggGGAGAGGGGGCAGACACTCCTGACTCTCATCACAGGCTCACCCCAAGCCTCGGGCCTAAAAATGTCAACTCCAGTCAGACAAATGTCCCTTTGAACAGTACAGTGGGAACTCCAACTCAAGGGCCTCGAAATGAGGATCCACCCTCCGAGGATAAAATCAGACTTCCCGCTCCCTCGTCATCTCAGTCGCGTCCGCTCCCGTCCATAAATGGAGAGATCGGGTCAGAGGACAGCACCCT GATCTGTGCCAGATGTGGCATTTCCTTCACAGGCACGTGGTACGACAAACAAAGAAAGAGGCCCTGCTGTCCCACCTGTTGGG TTGCTTCAAAGACGAAAGAACATCCAATGATTCGCTTCAGAAAG TGGATTCCTTGCGGTCAGTGTGTGGGATGTCATAACACAGTCAATTGTGGGCAGTGTGCCAATTGCAAACATGGGCTGCAGAGCCCCGAGTCCCGGAAACGCATATGCCGAAAACGCAAATGTATATGTCCTATTCGCAAG GGACCTGGAAGCGGCGGCTTCATGCAGCAGAGGCCTTACAATGACATTCCTGAGACATTTGATGACAGCATGAGTTTCCAG AGTGAAGTTACAGATTCACAG CACCCCAGTCTCAAAAGCAGCGACACAGAGAACTTCTCAGTCAACGTGGATGttgatgatgaggatgacaTGTCgactgatgatgacgatgat tggCACAAAAAGCGGAAGCGGCGTTCCTGTGGAGAATGCAAGGCCTGTCTCTGTAGGAAAGACTGCGGCACGTGTGATTTCTGCATAGACAAGCCCAAGTTTGGGGGCAGCAACAAGAAAAGGCAGAAGTGTCGTCTACGTCAGTGTCAGAGACAGGCAATG ATGGGACAAGGTGAATACGGACCAGAAGGCCCGATGCTGCCGGGCCGACCCAGACCTCACTACACATACAGTCGCAAATCAGGTTTAAAGAAAAGCCGAGGGTCTCAGATGGGCTTGGATTTAACTGACAATGAAGATGATGACAGTAATTTACAACCA ATTAACTGGAGCTCGTCACCCGTGAGAGGTAGCAAACACTCTTTTGACATGAACGTGGGAAACCACCAATCATCTATGCAG CAGTTGAATAATTCAGATTTTGGAGCGCGGAATGGGCTGTCGGACCGAGTCCCTCACATCAGCAACCACAGCAGCCCACACCAA GACCAGCAAAACAAATGGGATGCAGAGAGAGCTCAAACTGGCAGAGATGGCCCAAAGCAAGCTGCTGaagatgatgaggatgagttGCCGATG ATTACGCAGATCTTCAGTTTGGCTGATAACACAGTTGGGACTGGTGCAGACGCAGAAAACCAGCTCATGAAACTACTAGACTCCTTACGCTCCTCTGTACTGCCAATACTATGGTATGCTATAATGGTGGAGGGCCCACAGCTGCAGCTAATCCAGTGTTCTAAGCAGTCCAGCATGACCGACACCATGGTGCTGATCGACCCGGGCTTCTTCTATCAGGTCACTGTCCAAAAGCAACCGCTGCTTCCCACCCACCCGCTGTACGACTGTTACCCAGCACGCCTAACCTCAGTGACCGAGGTGGTCAATCTGCTTTTGGGCCTGGAGAAGTACTCTGTGTGCCAGGGAATGCCCCCTAAAGAACCATTACATTATAAAGACCCCATCATACTGGAGCGCTCATCAACATGTGATTTCTTGGTTAAGAAGAATGTGGGTATTTGTAATAACTGCAGAGCACTTCATGGACTTTAA
- the LOC115780095 gene encoding uncharacterized protein LOC115780095 isoform X2, which translates to MNEETLESPLQGTETVAEDAEQRTDTTIGERDTVEDDVRQSSENKSSETENTSDAAPEPSDGVNTEETHSAGPAEEKAAEEKEEAKVSGGEPPVDWFEPLEDDDDAESNDRNDPEEESLAGESERSESVAGSESTFKKIYQLQAPRRKRSHPDEGWVDWPGLGEGWKRKEVVRRSGSSIGQTDVYYLSPRGDRVRSRVELASVLEGQDLSNFEYKTGKFYDSENPLPRVRNRKRKVRERSSSESSWMERGEGADTPDSHHRLTPSLGPKNVNSSQTNVPLNSTVGTPTQGPRNEDPPSEDKIRLPAPSSSQSRPLPSINGEIGSEDSTLICARCGISFTGTWYDKQRKRPCCPTCWVASKTKEHPMIRFRKWIPCGQCVGCHNTVNCGQCANCKHGLQSPESRKRICRKRKCICPIRKGPGSGGFMQQRPYNDIPETFDDSMSFQSEVTDSQHPSLKSSDTENFSVNVDVDDEDDMSTDDDDDWHKKRKRRSCGECKACLCRKDCGTCDFCIDKPKFGGSNKKRQKCRLRQCQRQAMRHLLPFQMGQGEYGPEGPMLPGRPRPHYTYSRKSGLKKSRGSQMGLDLTDNEDDDSNLQPINWSSSPVRGSKHSFDMNVGNHQSSMQLNNSDFGARNGLSDRVPHISNHSSPHQDQQNKWDAERAQTGRDGPKQAAEDDEDELPMITQIFSLADNTVGTGADAENQLMKLLDSLRSSVLPILWYAIMVEGPQLQLIQCSKQSSMTDTMVLIDPGFFYQVTVQKQPLLPTHPLYDCYPARLTSVTEVVNLLLGLEKYSVCQGMPPKEPLHYKDPIILERSSTCDFLVKKNVGICNNCRALHGL; encoded by the exons ATGAATGAGGAAACCCTCGAGAGCCCACTCCAGGGCACAGAGACTGTAGCTGAAGATGCAGAACAAAGAACAGATACGACTATCGGTGAGAGAGACACTGTAGAAGATGATGTGCGACAAAGCTCAGAGAATAAGAGCAGCGAAACAGAGAACACTTCCGATGCTGCACCAGAACCATCAGATGGTGTgaatacagaggaaacccacagcgCTGGTCctgcagaagaaaaagcagcagaggagaaagaggaggctAAGGTTTCTGGTGGCGAGCCTCCTGTTGACTGGTTTGAGCCACTTGAAGATGATGACGATGCCGAAAGCAATGATAGAAATGATCCAGAGGAAGAGAGCCTGGCAGGAGAAAGTGAAAGGAGCGAGAGTGTGGCTGGCAGTGAGAGCACCTTCAAAAAGATCTATCA GCTTCAAGCACCTCGTCGTAAACGATCACACCCTGATGAGGGATGGGTCGACTGGCCTGGATTGGGAGAGGGCTGGAAGCGCAAAGAGGTCGTTCGACGCTCTGGCTCCAGCATTGGCCAGACGGATGTGTATTACTTAAG TCCACGTGGTGATCGAGTGAGAAGCAGAGTAGAGCTGGCTTCAGTGCTGGAAGGACAGGACTTGTCCAACTTTGAGTATAAGACGGGCAAGTTCTATGATAGCGAAAACCCGCTCCCGAGAGTTCGAAACAGAAAG AGAAAGGTCCGCGAACGTTCTTCCTCAGagtccagctggatggagaggGGAGAGGGGGCAGACACTCCTGACTCTCATCACAGGCTCACCCCAAGCCTCGGGCCTAAAAATGTCAACTCCAGTCAGACAAATGTCCCTTTGAACAGTACAGTGGGAACTCCAACTCAAGGGCCTCGAAATGAGGATCCACCCTCCGAGGATAAAATCAGACTTCCCGCTCCCTCGTCATCTCAGTCGCGTCCGCTCCCGTCCATAAATGGAGAGATCGGGTCAGAGGACAGCACCCT GATCTGTGCCAGATGTGGCATTTCCTTCACAGGCACGTGGTACGACAAACAAAGAAAGAGGCCCTGCTGTCCCACCTGTTGGG TTGCTTCAAAGACGAAAGAACATCCAATGATTCGCTTCAGAAAG TGGATTCCTTGCGGTCAGTGTGTGGGATGTCATAACACAGTCAATTGTGGGCAGTGTGCCAATTGCAAACATGGGCTGCAGAGCCCCGAGTCCCGGAAACGCATATGCCGAAAACGCAAATGTATATGTCCTATTCGCAAG GGACCTGGAAGCGGCGGCTTCATGCAGCAGAGGCCTTACAATGACATTCCTGAGACATTTGATGACAGCATGAGTTTCCAG AGTGAAGTTACAGATTCACAG CACCCCAGTCTCAAAAGCAGCGACACAGAGAACTTCTCAGTCAACGTGGATGttgatgatgaggatgacaTGTCgactgatgatgacgatgat tggCACAAAAAGCGGAAGCGGCGTTCCTGTGGAGAATGCAAGGCCTGTCTCTGTAGGAAAGACTGCGGCACGTGTGATTTCTGCATAGACAAGCCCAAGTTTGGGGGCAGCAACAAGAAAAGGCAGAAGTGTCGTCTACGTCAGTGTCAGAGACAGGCAATG AGACATTTGCTGCCTTTCCAGATGGGACAAGGTGAATACGGACCAGAAGGCCCGATGCTGCCGGGCCGACCCAGACCTCACTACACATACAGTCGCAAATCAGGTTTAAAGAAAAGCCGAGGGTCTCAGATGGGCTTGGATTTAACTGACAATGAAGATGATGACAGTAATTTACAACCA ATTAACTGGAGCTCGTCACCCGTGAGAGGTAGCAAACACTCTTTTGACATGAACGTGGGAAACCACCAATCATCTATGCAG TTGAATAATTCAGATTTTGGAGCGCGGAATGGGCTGTCGGACCGAGTCCCTCACATCAGCAACCACAGCAGCCCACACCAA GACCAGCAAAACAAATGGGATGCAGAGAGAGCTCAAACTGGCAGAGATGGCCCAAAGCAAGCTGCTGaagatgatgaggatgagttGCCGATG ATTACGCAGATCTTCAGTTTGGCTGATAACACAGTTGGGACTGGTGCAGACGCAGAAAACCAGCTCATGAAACTACTAGACTCCTTACGCTCCTCTGTACTGCCAATACTATGGTATGCTATAATGGTGGAGGGCCCACAGCTGCAGCTAATCCAGTGTTCTAAGCAGTCCAGCATGACCGACACCATGGTGCTGATCGACCCGGGCTTCTTCTATCAGGTCACTGTCCAAAAGCAACCGCTGCTTCCCACCCACCCGCTGTACGACTGTTACCCAGCACGCCTAACCTCAGTGACCGAGGTGGTCAATCTGCTTTTGGGCCTGGAGAAGTACTCTGTGTGCCAGGGAATGCCCCCTAAAGAACCATTACATTATAAAGACCCCATCATACTGGAGCGCTCATCAACATGTGATTTCTTGGTTAAGAAGAATGTGGGTATTTGTAATAACTGCAGAGCACTTCATGGACTTTAA
- the LOC115780095 gene encoding uncharacterized protein LOC115780095 isoform X1 has translation MNEETLESPLQGTETVAEDAEQRTDTTIGERDTVEDDVRQSSENKSSETENTSDAAPEPSDGVNTEETHSAGPAEEKAAEEKEEAKVSGGEPPVDWFEPLEDDDDAESNDRNDPEEESLAGESERSESVAGSESTFKKIYQLQAPRRKRSHPDEGWVDWPGLGEGWKRKEVVRRSGSSIGQTDVYYLSPRGDRVRSRVELASVLEGQDLSNFEYKTGKFYDSENPLPRVRNRKRKVRERSSSESSWMERGEGADTPDSHHRLTPSLGPKNVNSSQTNVPLNSTVGTPTQGPRNEDPPSEDKIRLPAPSSSQSRPLPSINGEIGSEDSTLICARCGISFTGTWYDKQRKRPCCPTCWVASKTKEHPMIRFRKWIPCGQCVGCHNTVNCGQCANCKHGLQSPESRKRICRKRKCICPIRKGPGSGGFMQQRPYNDIPETFDDSMSFQSEVTDSQHPSLKSSDTENFSVNVDVDDEDDMSTDDDDDWHKKRKRRSCGECKACLCRKDCGTCDFCIDKPKFGGSNKKRQKCRLRQCQRQAMRHLLPFQMGQGEYGPEGPMLPGRPRPHYTYSRKSGLKKSRGSQMGLDLTDNEDDDSNLQPINWSSSPVRGSKHSFDMNVGNHQSSMQQLNNSDFGARNGLSDRVPHISNHSSPHQDQQNKWDAERAQTGRDGPKQAAEDDEDELPMITQIFSLADNTVGTGADAENQLMKLLDSLRSSVLPILWYAIMVEGPQLQLIQCSKQSSMTDTMVLIDPGFFYQVTVQKQPLLPTHPLYDCYPARLTSVTEVVNLLLGLEKYSVCQGMPPKEPLHYKDPIILERSSTCDFLVKKNVGICNNCRALHGL, from the exons ATGAATGAGGAAACCCTCGAGAGCCCACTCCAGGGCACAGAGACTGTAGCTGAAGATGCAGAACAAAGAACAGATACGACTATCGGTGAGAGAGACACTGTAGAAGATGATGTGCGACAAAGCTCAGAGAATAAGAGCAGCGAAACAGAGAACACTTCCGATGCTGCACCAGAACCATCAGATGGTGTgaatacagaggaaacccacagcgCTGGTCctgcagaagaaaaagcagcagaggagaaagaggaggctAAGGTTTCTGGTGGCGAGCCTCCTGTTGACTGGTTTGAGCCACTTGAAGATGATGACGATGCCGAAAGCAATGATAGAAATGATCCAGAGGAAGAGAGCCTGGCAGGAGAAAGTGAAAGGAGCGAGAGTGTGGCTGGCAGTGAGAGCACCTTCAAAAAGATCTATCA GCTTCAAGCACCTCGTCGTAAACGATCACACCCTGATGAGGGATGGGTCGACTGGCCTGGATTGGGAGAGGGCTGGAAGCGCAAAGAGGTCGTTCGACGCTCTGGCTCCAGCATTGGCCAGACGGATGTGTATTACTTAAG TCCACGTGGTGATCGAGTGAGAAGCAGAGTAGAGCTGGCTTCAGTGCTGGAAGGACAGGACTTGTCCAACTTTGAGTATAAGACGGGCAAGTTCTATGATAGCGAAAACCCGCTCCCGAGAGTTCGAAACAGAAAG AGAAAGGTCCGCGAACGTTCTTCCTCAGagtccagctggatggagaggGGAGAGGGGGCAGACACTCCTGACTCTCATCACAGGCTCACCCCAAGCCTCGGGCCTAAAAATGTCAACTCCAGTCAGACAAATGTCCCTTTGAACAGTACAGTGGGAACTCCAACTCAAGGGCCTCGAAATGAGGATCCACCCTCCGAGGATAAAATCAGACTTCCCGCTCCCTCGTCATCTCAGTCGCGTCCGCTCCCGTCCATAAATGGAGAGATCGGGTCAGAGGACAGCACCCT GATCTGTGCCAGATGTGGCATTTCCTTCACAGGCACGTGGTACGACAAACAAAGAAAGAGGCCCTGCTGTCCCACCTGTTGGG TTGCTTCAAAGACGAAAGAACATCCAATGATTCGCTTCAGAAAG TGGATTCCTTGCGGTCAGTGTGTGGGATGTCATAACACAGTCAATTGTGGGCAGTGTGCCAATTGCAAACATGGGCTGCAGAGCCCCGAGTCCCGGAAACGCATATGCCGAAAACGCAAATGTATATGTCCTATTCGCAAG GGACCTGGAAGCGGCGGCTTCATGCAGCAGAGGCCTTACAATGACATTCCTGAGACATTTGATGACAGCATGAGTTTCCAG AGTGAAGTTACAGATTCACAG CACCCCAGTCTCAAAAGCAGCGACACAGAGAACTTCTCAGTCAACGTGGATGttgatgatgaggatgacaTGTCgactgatgatgacgatgat tggCACAAAAAGCGGAAGCGGCGTTCCTGTGGAGAATGCAAGGCCTGTCTCTGTAGGAAAGACTGCGGCACGTGTGATTTCTGCATAGACAAGCCCAAGTTTGGGGGCAGCAACAAGAAAAGGCAGAAGTGTCGTCTACGTCAGTGTCAGAGACAGGCAATG AGACATTTGCTGCCTTTCCAGATGGGACAAGGTGAATACGGACCAGAAGGCCCGATGCTGCCGGGCCGACCCAGACCTCACTACACATACAGTCGCAAATCAGGTTTAAAGAAAAGCCGAGGGTCTCAGATGGGCTTGGATTTAACTGACAATGAAGATGATGACAGTAATTTACAACCA ATTAACTGGAGCTCGTCACCCGTGAGAGGTAGCAAACACTCTTTTGACATGAACGTGGGAAACCACCAATCATCTATGCAG CAGTTGAATAATTCAGATTTTGGAGCGCGGAATGGGCTGTCGGACCGAGTCCCTCACATCAGCAACCACAGCAGCCCACACCAA GACCAGCAAAACAAATGGGATGCAGAGAGAGCTCAAACTGGCAGAGATGGCCCAAAGCAAGCTGCTGaagatgatgaggatgagttGCCGATG ATTACGCAGATCTTCAGTTTGGCTGATAACACAGTTGGGACTGGTGCAGACGCAGAAAACCAGCTCATGAAACTACTAGACTCCTTACGCTCCTCTGTACTGCCAATACTATGGTATGCTATAATGGTGGAGGGCCCACAGCTGCAGCTAATCCAGTGTTCTAAGCAGTCCAGCATGACCGACACCATGGTGCTGATCGACCCGGGCTTCTTCTATCAGGTCACTGTCCAAAAGCAACCGCTGCTTCCCACCCACCCGCTGTACGACTGTTACCCAGCACGCCTAACCTCAGTGACCGAGGTGGTCAATCTGCTTTTGGGCCTGGAGAAGTACTCTGTGTGCCAGGGAATGCCCCCTAAAGAACCATTACATTATAAAGACCCCATCATACTGGAGCGCTCATCAACATGTGATTTCTTGGTTAAGAAGAATGTGGGTATTTGTAATAACTGCAGAGCACTTCATGGACTTTAA
- the LOC115780099 gene encoding CXXC-type zinc finger protein 1-like, producing the protein MDSEMSDVEHGPMPERTRMEGENAPLYCICRKPDINCFMIGCDNCNEWFHGHCINITEKMAKAIQEWYCMRCREENPLLEVKYRSKKSREKESESDRGEKQYSTPSTPDYKSERRRGSKVKRSVRMCGECEPCRRTEDCAQCDFCKDMKKFGGPNKIRQKCRFRQCEVRARKMLRVKDEEFSLRERRDNSHHRRRRYSEDYDSEAELYHQYRAAGLDSMAWASEDDDEVPFSPVMRKKAIKVKHVKRREKKFDKKKESRRHKQKQKHKDRSRHSERGDLRESGGLRQCLGPNCVEAARPNSKYCSEDCGMKLAANRIYEILPQRIQQWQQSPCIAEEHGKKQLERIRRDQQNARLRLTEMERRFHELEGIIAKAKQQAVQLDEEVNEGDSEDTDLQIFCVSCSHPINPKVALRHMERCYAKYESQTSFGSMYPTRIEGATRLFCDVYNPQSKTYCKRLQVLCPEHSRDPKVPVDEVCGCPLVKNVFEPTGEYCRVSKRKCNRHYNWEKLRRAEVDLERVRVWYKLDELFEQERNVRTAMTNRAGLLALMLHQTIQHDPLTTDLRSNKDR; encoded by the exons ATG GATAGTGAAATGTCTGATGTTGAGCATGGACCAATGCCTGAGCGCACCCGTATGGAGGGGGAGAATGCACCTCTTTACTGCATTTGTCGGAAACCAGACATCAACTGCTTCATGAT CGGCTGTGACAACTGTAACGAGTGGTTCCATGGCCACTGCATTAACATCACTGAGAAGATGGCGAAGGCAATCCAGGAATGGTACTGCATGAGATGCAGAG AAGAAAATCCCTTGTTGGAAGTAAAGTACAGATCAAAGAAAAGTCGTGAGAAGGAATCTGAGTCTGACAGAGGCGAAAAACAGTACAGCACACCGAGTACTCCAGATTATAAGAGTGAAAGGCGCCGTGGATCTAAA GTGAAGCGTTCAGTCCGGATGTGCGGGGAATGTGAGCCCTGCAGGAGGACCGAGGACTGTGCCCAGTGTGACTTCTGCAAGGACATGAAGAAGTTTGGAGGCCCTAACAAAATCAGACAGAAGTGCAGGTTCAGGCAGTGTGAAGTTCGAGCCAGG AAAATGCTGCGTGTGAAGGATGAGGAGTTCTCTCTGAGAGAAAGGAGGGACAATTCCCACCACAGACGGAGACGGTACTCTGAGGACTACGACAGCGAGGCAGAACTCTACCATCAGTACAGGGCGGCAGGACTGGACAGCATG GCATGGGCTAGTGAGGACGATGACGAGGTGCCCTTCAGTCCTGTCATGCGTAAGAAAGCCATAAAGGTGAAGCACGTCAAGAGACGAGAAAAGAAATTTGACAAGAAA AAGGAGTCACGTCGCCACAAGCAGAAGCAGAAGCACAAAGACAGAAGCAGGCACAGTGAGAGGGGGGATTTGCGGGAAAGCGGAGGGCTGCGTCAGTGCCTGGGGCCCAACTGTGTGGAGGCAGCAAGACCCAACTCCAAATACTGCTCTGAGGACTGCGGCATGAAGTTAGCTGCCAA CCGGATCTATGAGATCCTCCCTCAGCGTATCCAGCAGTGGCAGCAGAGTCCGTGCATCGCTGAGGAGCACGGTAAGAAGCAGCTGGAGCGCATACGTCGTGACCAGCAGAACGCCCGGCTCCGCCTTACTGAGATGGAGCGACGCTTCCACGAACTGGAGGGCATCATCGCCAAGGCCAAGCAGCAGGCGGTTCAGCTGGACGAGGAG GTGAATGAAGGTGATAGCGAGGACACGGACCTGCAGATCTTCTGTGTGTCTTGCAGTCATCCGATCAATCCCAAAGTGGCACTCAGACATATGGAGAGATGCTACGCAAAG TATGAGAGTCAGACCTCCTTTGGCTCAATGTACCCTACAAGGATAGAAGG CGCAACAAGACTCTTCTGTGACGTGTACAACCCACAGAGCAAGACGTACTGCAAGAGGCTTCAGGTTTTGTGTCCAGAGCATTCCAGAGATCCCAAG GTGCCCGTCGATGAGGTGTGTGGATGCCCTTTAGTGAAGAATGTGTTTGAGCCGACGGGAGAATATTGCAGAGTCTCCAAAAGAAAGTGCAACAGACATTACAACTGGGAAAAGCTTCGGAGGGCCGAGGTGGACCTGGAGCGAGTCAGGGTG TGGTACAAGTTGGACGAGCTCTTTGAGCAGGAGCGTAACGTCAGGACTGCTATGACGAACAGAGCTGGTCTCCTCGCTCTCATGTTGCACCAAACTATTCAGCACGACCCCTTGACGACTGATCTCCGTAGCAACAAGGATAGGTAG
- the LOC115779896 gene encoding myoD family inhibitor domain-containing protein 2-like — translation MDDKINSVGTNEKVDDRNDDKPKVHDPLPTTSKLLVTLDSTADLTESLTEVTSFSEQISTEDTELSSVDISVNVFPHKTKRPSNTTGSVEDQPKPHSALLLSSTEASTVHEVSQSSKAKNRSQESLKTTTVHTDPGGDVLMACLFCHPLDCLLSTLRGFNGCVWWLCSSFCDCEPLLDVMHHCDLCECVGVRCLQSDCPVCDLCLHATECLDLAMEISQMLYH, via the exons ATGGATGACAAGATCAATTCTGTAGGTACAAATGAAAAAGTAGATGACAGAAATGATGACAAACCAAAGGTCCATGATCCACTCCCCACCACCTCAAAGTTGCTCGTCACACTCGATTCCACCGCAGATCTAACAG AATCTTTGACTGAAGTCACTAGTTTTTCAGAGCAGATCTCCACCGAGGACACTGAATTATCTTCAGTGGACATCTCTGTGAATGTCTTCCCACATAAAACA AAACGGCCATCGAATACGACAGGATCTGTGGAGGACCAGCCCAAACCTCACAGCGCcctgctgctctcctccacGGAGGCCAGCACAGTCCATGAAGTGAGCCAATCGTCCAAAGCAAAAAACAGGAGCCAAGAAAGCCTTAAAACCACCACTGTTCACACTGACCCAGGAGGAGATG TCCTCATGGCCTGCCTCTTCTGCCACCCTCTGGACTGCCTACTGTCCACATTGAGAGGCTTTAACGGGTGTGTCTGGTGGCTGTGCTCGTCCTTTTGTGACTGCGAGCCTCTCCTGGACGTGATGCACCACTGCGACCTCTGCGAGTGTGTGGGCGTCCGCTGCCTCCAGAGTGACTGCCCGGTGTGCGACTTATGCCTCCACGCTACAGAGTGCCTGGACCTCGCTATGGAAATCTCTCAGATGCTTTACCACTGA